The Streptomyces sp. NBC_00483 genome contains the following window.
CGGCCGCCCCGACTCCTCCCCCAGCCCCGTCCCCCAGGGCGTCAAGGCCGGTATCGGTGGCAGCGCCGGTGGGCTCGACCTGCAAGAGGTCGCCCTCGGTGGCGCGCTGATCGCGGGCGCGCTCGGCACCGCGTACGTCGTGGCGCGCCGCCGCACCGGCGACAAGAGCGCCTGACCCGCCCCGCCGCCTCCCCATGTCGAACTGGCGCTTCGCGGACGAGGAACGGCCCAGAAGGCGCGCCCCGTGGGGTGTGCTCGCGCTGGTGCTGCTCACCGGGCTCGCACTCGTCCGCAGCGGGTCCGGGGAGTTCGACTCGGGCCCGCCGCAGCCCGCATCTGCGGCAGCCGACGAACGGCGCGCGCCTGAGCCGGCGCAGGCGAAGGCCGCCCGCCCGCTGTCCTTCTCGCCGGTCGACCGGGTCCGGATCCCGGCGATCCGGGTCGACGCACCCGTGACGGAGGTCGGCCTGGACGCGGAGGGCTGGATCGACGCGCCGCCGCCAAAAGAAGCCAATCTGGCGGGCTGGTTCTCGGGCGCCGCGGCGCCAGGCGAGCGGGGCACCGCGGTCGTCGTCGGCCACGTCGACAACGCACGCGGCCCCGCCGTCTTCTACGGCCTGGGCTCGCTGCGCGAGGGCCACCACGTGGAGATCCGCCGCAAGGACGGCAGGACGGCCGTCTTCCGGGTCTACGGGGTCGAGGTGTTCGCGAAGTCCCGTTTTCCGGGCCGCAAGGTCTATCGCTCGCACAGCACACCGGAGCTGCGGCTCATCACGTGCGGCGGCCACTTTTCGAAGCGCGACGGTTACGAGGGGAATGTCGTGGCGTTCGCGCGCCTGGTGTCGACGCGCTGACCTCACATCACACGCCGTACGGGCGCGGAACCGTCATCCGGTACCCGGCGTCTAGCAGGCGCGGCAGATAGCTGCGTACGGCGGTGAGTGTCTGGGAGCGGTCGCCTCCCGCGTCGTGGTTGAGGACGATCACGCCGGGGGCCGCCCGGTTCACGACCCGGGAGATCACCGTCGGGGCGCCGGGGTTGTCCCAGTCGAGCGAGTCCACGGTCCAGGCCAGGGGCTCCATGCCGAGTTCGGTCCCCAGCTCGAAGACGTTCCGGTTCCACGCACCGTAGGGCGCCCGGAACCAGAGCGGAGGCTCGCCGATGGTCCGCTCGATGAGCTCGCAGGTGCGCTCGATCTCGGCGCGGATCCGCGTCCTGTCCAGCTTCAGGAGCAAGGGGTGCGTCCAGGTGTGGTTGCCGATGACATGTCCTTCGTCGGCCATCCTGCGCAGCAGGTCGGGGCTCTCCCGCGCCCGGTCCCCGCACACGAGGAACGTCGCGCGCACGTCGTGCTCGCGCAGGATCCGCAGGATCTCGGGGGTGTACGCGGGGTCGGGGCCGTCGTCGAAGGTGAGCGCCATGGCGCGGTCGCCGGGATCGGTGCCGAGGCTCAGGATGGGCGCCTTGCGCACCTTCAGGGCCGCGCGCCGCGGACCGCCCGGTCCGGCGATCGGGCGCAGCCGGTACATGGACGGCTCGCGTACGGGTCGGGCGGCCCCGCCCGCCGGGTCCGGGGCGGCGCCCTGCCGGTCGGGTCCCGCGCAGCCGGTGAGCGCGGCCAGGCCGACGGCGGTGACGCCGCGCAGCAACGCGCGCCGTCCCGTGGTGTCCTGATGCTTTGTCATGATTAATGCGTGACACGGCACGCGGGCGCCGCGCACGGAACCACCGGATGGGACGCGGGAAAGCACCTGATCGGCGGCTTCTCGGTTAACCTCTGCCGCGTGACCGAAGATCAACCACATCAGTTCGAACGTGGCACCGACGGACCGAAAGTGATCGTCGTCGGTGTCGACGGATCCGATTCCTCGTTCCGCGCGGCGGCCTACGCAGGGGGCCTGGCCCGCAGGCAGCACGCGCTGCTCGCCGTGGTCTACGTGCAACCCGTGATGACGAGCGGGGCCGCGCTCGGGGTGCCCGTCGCCGAGACGACCGACGAGATCGCGGAGGGGCTCATCGCCTACATCCGCGAGGCCACGGAGCGGGTCAAGGGCATATACGACGTGCGCTGGGAGTTCCACACCTTCCGCGGCGACCCGTTCAACGGCCTGGTCACGGCCGCCGACGAGTTGAAGGCGGACGCGGTGGTGGTCGGTGCATCGGAACAGGCGGGACACCGCATCGTCGGCTCGGTCGCCGTACGCCTGGTGAAGGCGGGCCGCTGGCCGGTCACGGTCGTCCCCTAAAAATTTCCGTGGGTGCGCCAACGGCGCTGCTGTCTTCCGTACCTGCCGCCGCAGCGGCATCATGATCGGCCGTCAGCCGTCGTCGCAGCAGCGAAGAGGTGAGGTCCCCATGACCGTCCCCCCGAAGATCTCGAGAGGGCAGGGCGTACTGCGCCGTAAGCCCATCGAGCAGATCGAGGACACGGAGTCCGGCGGAAAGCTCACCCGCTCCCTCGGCCTGTGGCAGCTCACCGCGATCGGCGTCGGCGGCATCATCGGCGCGGGCATCTTCACCCTCGCCGGCACCGTCGCGAACGGTACGGCGGGGCCCGCGGTCCTCATCTCGTTCCTCATCGCGGGTGTCGCGAGCGCGGCCGCGGCCCTCTCGTACGCCGAGTTCGCCGGGATGATTCCGAAGGCCGGGTCCGCGTACACGTACGGCTACGCCGTGCTCGGCGAGATCGTCGGCTGGTTCATCGGCTGGGACCTGCTCCTGGAGTACACGGCGATCGTCGCGGTCGTCGCCATCGGTATCTCCGGCTACTTCAGCTTCCTGCTGGGCGAGATGGGTGTCGACCTGCCCAGCTGGATGCTGGGCGCGCCGGGCACCGGCGGCGGCCACAAGGTCGACCTGTTCGCCGCGGCGCTGTGTCTGCTCATCGCGTGGCTGCTGAACATGGGCATGAAGAACGCGGCCCGCTTCGAGACCTTCGTGGTCATCCTCAAGGTCCTCGTCGTGCTGCTCGTCATCGGCGTCGGCGTCTTCCACATCAACTCGGACAACTACACGCCGTTCTTCCCGTTCGGCGTCAGCGGCGCGTTCACGGGCGCGGCCACGGTCTTCTTCGCGGTCTTCGGCTACGACGCCATGTCGACGGCGGCCGAGGAGTCGAAGGACGCGCAGCGCCACATGCCGAAGGCGATCATCTACTCGCTCATCATCTCGATGATCCTGTACGTGCTCGCCTGCCTCGTCCTGACCGGTATGCAGAACTACAAGGACATCGACCCGGAGAGCGGGTTCTCGACCGCGTTCAAGTCGGTGGGCCTGAGCGGCCTCGCGGACGTGATCGCGGTGGGCGCGATCATCGGCATCCTCACCGTGATGTTCACGTTCATGATGGGCGTCACGCGCGTGTGGTTCGCCATGTCGCGCGACGGCCTGCTGCCGAAGTGGTTCGCGAAGACCCACCCGACGCGGCACGTGCCGACCCGTGTGACGTGGATCGTCGGCGTCGCCTCGGCGCTCATCGCCGGGTTCCTGCCGATCGGCGAGGCGGCCGAACTCACCAACATCGGCATCCTGTTGGCGTTCGTCGTGGTCTGCGTCGCGGTGATCGTGCTGCGCTACCGCCAGCCGGAGCTGCCGCGCTCCTTCCGTACGCCCGCCATGCCGTTCGTGCCCGTCTTGGGCATCATCTTCTCGATCTGGCTGATCACGTTCCTGCAGTGGCAGACGTGGGTGCGGTTCGCCGTGTGGTTCCTGATCGGTCTGGTCATCTACTTCGGCTACTCCTACCGGAAGTCCGAATTGGCCCGTACATCCGACTGATTCGGCTGATTCCGCACTGGCCCGCCGGGGCTCCGCCCGTCCCGCTCGCCGCACCGCTCGTCGAGGGCTTCGCCCCGCCCGCCGCACATCCCCGCGCGTCCCCTGGGCGCGCGGGGCGTGCTGCGTTGCCATACGCCCATGACGACGGCGCTCACGACACCCACGACGACGGAGGAGGACCTCGCCCAGGTCCAGCGGGAGCACGGCGGTCCGCTGTTCTCGTTCCTGCTGCGCCTGTGCGACGGTGACGCCCAGCGCGCGGAGGACCTGGTGCAGGAGACGTACGTACGCGCCTGGCAGCATCCGGAGGCCCTCGACCCGCGCTACGAGTCGGTGCGGCCCTGGCTGTTCACGGTCGGGCGGCGGCTCGCCATCGACGCCCGCAGGGCCCGGCTCTCCCGGCCCGCCGAGGTGGGCGACGCCGTCCTGGAGAACGCCCGCGTGTGCGCGGACCACGCGGAGCGTTCGGCGGCCGCGCTCGACGTGCGGGAGGCCGTGGCGACCCTCTCCCCCGAACACCGTGCCGTACTGCTCGAGGTCTACTTCAAGGGCGCCAGTGTGGCGGAAGCCGCACGCGCACTCGGCATCCCCACCGGTACCGTGAAGTCCCGTGCGTATTACGCGTTGCGGGCGTTGCGGCGTGTACTTCCGGGTTATGCATCCGACCTGCGATGAAACCGAGGGCCGGGTCAAGCATCGGTAAAGCGCCTTGCTCCGCACCCCCTTTCCTCGATTGAGTAATCCGCTGTCCTCCCCGGTGAGTTGAGACGGGTGGTCCGGGGGCCGGAGCAGCACGCGGACCGGAGGAAGGCAGGAAGGCGATGCGGTACGGGAGCGATGAGGGCACGGACGGCATGTCCGGCGCCGAGGGTGGACCGGGCGGCGGACTCGTCGTCCCCATGGCGTGGTTGTACGCGGAGTACATCGCGGACGAGTTGTTGCGGACGGGCGACCTGATGCCCCCCACGTCCTTCGAGTTCAAGGCGGGGCGGGACGCGCTCGCGCTGACGATCTTCCTGTCCGACGCGGGCGACGAACTGTCCGGGATCCGCGTCGTGTCCCAGCTGGAGAACTGGCTGTCGCTCACGGCGTACGACCAGCCGTGGCAGTCATGGGTGCGTGACCGCTTCACGGAGCGGCTCGACCAGGACGCGCTCGCGCGGCGGCCCTCGCCCGACCTGCTGCTCGCCGAGGCGGCGTGGAGATGGCTGGAGGAGACCGAGCTGCTCGCCCCCGACCTGGACGCGGTGCCAGTGCCGGACGAGGAGGACGGGCCGCAGGTGTGGACTCCGGCGTGGCAACTCGGGTTACCGCTCGGCCACTTGGCGATCTCGCTGTTCTAGCCCCCCCTCCGTTTCAGGCGTTCGCGGGGGCGGCTACGGCGCGTACACGCCCGCCCGGTACTTCGGGATGCGGATCGTGATCTTCATGCCCGCACCCTCCGCGGTCTCGATCACCAGGCCGTACGCGTCGCCGAAGACCTGGCGCAGGCGTTCGTCGACGTTCGACAGGCCGATGCCGTGCCCCTGGCCGCCCTCGCCGCGCAGGATCGCCCGGAGTTCGCCGGGGTTCATGCCGACGCCGTCGTCCTCGATGACGACCTCGGCCTCGGCTCCCGCGTCGGTGGCACCGATCGAGATACGGCTGCGGGTGACGGCGCCCTCCAGGCCGTGCTTGACCGCGTTCTCGACGAGCGGCTGCAGACAGAGGAACGGCAGAGTGACCGGGAGGACCTCCGGGGCGATCTGCAGGGTGACGGAGAGCCGGTCGCCGAAGCGGGCGCGCACCAGCGCCAAGTACTGGTCGATGGAGTGGAGTTCGTCGGCGAGCGTGGTGAAGTCGCCGTGGCGGCGGAACGAGTAGCGAGTGAAGTCGGCGAATTCCAGGAGGAGTTCGCGAGCTCGCTCGGGGTCCGTGCGAACGAACGAGGCGATCGCCGCGAGGGAGTTGAAGATGAAGTGCGGCGAGATCTGCGCGCGCAGCGCCTTGATCTCCGCCTCGATGAGACGGGTGCGGGAGCGGTCCAGTTCGGCGAGTTCGAGCTGGACCGACACCCAGCGGGCGACCTCGTCGGTGGCGCGGGCGAGCACCGCGGACTCGCGGGCCGCGTAGGCGACGACGGCGCCGAGCACCCGGCCGTCCGCGACCACGGGCGCCGCCACCGCCCACCGCAGCGGGCAGTCGTCGTTCGGGCAGCCGCAGCCGAACGCGGCGCTGCGGCCACCGGCCAGCACCGGGCCCACCCGCTCCATCACCTGGGCCGCGTGGGCGTGTTCGGCCGCACCGTCCCAGGCGAGGACCGTGGAGCGGTTGGTGACGGCGAGGGCGTCGGTGCCGAGCAGCGTACGCAGGCGGCGCGCGGACTTGCGGGCGGTGTCCTCGGTGAGGCCCGCGCGCAACGCCGGAGCGGCGAGCGAGGCGGTGTGCAGGGTCTCGAAGGTGGCGCGCTCCACGGGCGTGCCGACGTCGCTGCGTCCGTCTGGATGCGCGGTGCGCCGCCCGAGCAGGAATCCGGCGCCGAGCAGGAGGGGGCACAGGGCGATGAGGACCGCGGTGACGGTGCCGCTCACTCGGGATCGCCTCCCGTCTCCCCCGCACGCGCCCGGGGCGGCTGGCCGCCCAGCGCGTCGAGACCGCGTCCTGACGCCCCCAGCGACTCCGGGAGGTGCAGCCGCGTCATCGTCGCCGTCGTGTGCGGCGGGATCGCGTCCCGCGTGGCCAGGGACACCAGGATCATCGCCAGGAAGCCGACCGGCACCGACCACACGGCCGGCCAGGCGAGCAGTGTGTGCAGCCAGCCGGACGTGACAGGTCCTGCCACCGTCAGCGTCACCGCGACCAGGGCGGAGCCGCCGCCGAGGAACAGGCCCGCGAGGGCGCCCGGCGGGGTGAGGCGGCGCCACCAGATGCCCAGGATGAGCAGCGGGCAGAACGAGGACGCCGACACCGCGAACGCCATGCCGACCGCGTCCGCGACCGGCACCCCGTCCACCAGGAGCGCCCCGCCGAGCGGCATGGCGATCGCGAGCAGCACGGCGAGCCGGAAGTGCCGTACGCCGCGCGCCTGCAGCACGTCCTGGCTGACGACCCCGGCGACCGCCATCGTCAGCCCCGACGCGGTGGACAGGAACGCCGCGAACGCGCCGCCCGCCACCAGCGCGCCGAGGAGGTCGCCCGCCACCCCGTCGAAGACCCGCCCCGGCAGCAGCAGCACGGTGGCGTCGGCGTCCTGGGTGGCGGTGAGTTCGGGCGCGTACAGGCG
Protein-coding sequences here:
- a CDS encoding universal stress protein encodes the protein MTEDQPHQFERGTDGPKVIVVGVDGSDSSFRAAAYAGGLARRQHALLAVVYVQPVMTSGAALGVPVAETTDEIAEGLIAYIREATERVKGIYDVRWEFHTFRGDPFNGLVTAADELKADAVVVGASEQAGHRIVGSVAVRLVKAGRWPVTVVP
- a CDS encoding class F sortase, producing the protein MSNWRFADEERPRRRAPWGVLALVLLTGLALVRSGSGEFDSGPPQPASAAADERRAPEPAQAKAARPLSFSPVDRVRIPAIRVDAPVTEVGLDAEGWIDAPPPKEANLAGWFSGAAAPGERGTAVVVGHVDNARGPAVFYGLGSLREGHHVEIRRKDGRTAVFRVYGVEVFAKSRFPGRKVYRSHSTPELRLITCGGHFSKRDGYEGNVVAFARLVSTR
- a CDS encoding sigma-70 family RNA polymerase sigma factor — translated: MTTALTTPTTTEEDLAQVQREHGGPLFSFLLRLCDGDAQRAEDLVQETYVRAWQHPEALDPRYESVRPWLFTVGRRLAIDARRARLSRPAEVGDAVLENARVCADHAERSAAALDVREAVATLSPEHRAVLLEVYFKGASVAEAARALGIPTGTVKSRAYYALRALRRVLPGYASDLR
- a CDS encoding polysaccharide deacetylase family protein, with amino-acid sequence MTKHQDTTGRRALLRGVTAVGLAALTGCAGPDRQGAAPDPAGGAARPVREPSMYRLRPIAGPGGPRRAALKVRKAPILSLGTDPGDRAMALTFDDGPDPAYTPEILRILREHDVRATFLVCGDRARESPDLLRRMADEGHVIGNHTWTHPLLLKLDRTRIRAEIERTCELIERTIGEPPLWFRAPYGAWNRNVFELGTELGMEPLAWTVDSLDWDNPGAPTVISRVVNRAAPGVIVLNHDAGGDRSQTLTAVRSYLPRLLDAGYRMTVPRPYGV
- a CDS encoding amino acid permease; this encodes MTVPPKISRGQGVLRRKPIEQIEDTESGGKLTRSLGLWQLTAIGVGGIIGAGIFTLAGTVANGTAGPAVLISFLIAGVASAAAALSYAEFAGMIPKAGSAYTYGYAVLGEIVGWFIGWDLLLEYTAIVAVVAIGISGYFSFLLGEMGVDLPSWMLGAPGTGGGHKVDLFAAALCLLIAWLLNMGMKNAARFETFVVILKVLVVLLVIGVGVFHINSDNYTPFFPFGVSGAFTGAATVFFAVFGYDAMSTAAEESKDAQRHMPKAIIYSLIISMILYVLACLVLTGMQNYKDIDPESGFSTAFKSVGLSGLADVIAVGAIIGILTVMFTFMMGVTRVWFAMSRDGLLPKWFAKTHPTRHVPTRVTWIVGVASALIAGFLPIGEAAELTNIGILLAFVVVCVAVIVLRYRQPELPRSFRTPAMPFVPVLGIIFSIWLITFLQWQTWVRFAVWFLIGLVIYFGYSYRKSELARTSD
- a CDS encoding sensor histidine kinase, which produces MSGTVTAVLIALCPLLLGAGFLLGRRTAHPDGRSDVGTPVERATFETLHTASLAAPALRAGLTEDTARKSARRLRTLLGTDALAVTNRSTVLAWDGAAEHAHAAQVMERVGPVLAGGRSAAFGCGCPNDDCPLRWAVAAPVVADGRVLGAVVAYAARESAVLARATDEVARWVSVQLELAELDRSRTRLIEAEIKALRAQISPHFIFNSLAAIASFVRTDPERARELLLEFADFTRYSFRRHGDFTTLADELHSIDQYLALVRARFGDRLSVTLQIAPEVLPVTLPFLCLQPLVENAVKHGLEGAVTRSRISIGATDAGAEAEVVIEDDGVGMNPGELRAILRGEGGQGHGIGLSNVDERLRQVFGDAYGLVIETAEGAGMKITIRIPKYRAGVYAP